From the genome of Orcinus orca chromosome 5, mOrcOrc1.1, whole genome shotgun sequence, one region includes:
- the FAM43A gene encoding protein FAM43A has translation MLPWKKHKFELLAEAPPRQASKPKGYAVSLHYSALSSLARACPEGALSRVGSMFRSKRKKLHITSEDPTYTVLYLGNATTIQARGDGCTDLAVGKIWSKSEAGRQGTKMKLTVSAQGIRMVHAEERALRRPGHLYLLHRVTYCVADARLPKVFAWVYRHELKHKAVMLRCHAVLVSKPEKAQAMALLLYQTSANALAEFKRLKRRDDARHQQQELVGAHTIPLVPLRKLLLHGPCCYKPPVERSRSAPKLGSITEDLLGEQQEQELQEEERGVHTEGCPEEEEGDEEEDRAGEGDPAEQEAEAQRALVVAMHFECGDLLDTLESGREEVLGSGGVSPGPEAGSPSLLLGSTSDMKAELSQLINDLGELSFGNDVRSLQADLRVTRLLSGESTGSESSIEGGGPEATTTTAGDQSDPADCARPDEPHSG, from the coding sequence ATGCTGCCGTGGAAGAAGCACAAGTTCGAGCTGCTGGCCGAGGCGCCGCCACGGCAGGCGTCCAAACCCAAGGGCTACGCGGTGAGCCTGCACTACTCGGCGCTCAGCTCTCTGGCACGGGCGTGCCCCGAAGGCGCGCTCAGCCGGGTGGGCAGCATGTTCCGCTCCAAGCGCAAGAAGCTGCACATCACCAGCGAGGACCCAACTTACACCGTGCTCTACTTGGGCAATGCCACCACCATCCAGGCGCGCGGCGACGGCTGCACCGACCTAGCGGTGGGCAAGATCTGGAGCAAGAGCGAGGCGGGCCGTCAGGGCACCAAGATGAAGCTGACTGTGAGTGCGCAGGGTATCCGCATGGTGCACGCCGAGGAGCGTGCGCTGCGCCGCCCGGGCCACCTCTACTTGCTGCACCGCGTTACCTACTGCGTGGCGGACGCGCGGCTGCCCAAGGTCTTCGCCTGGGTTTACCGGCACGAGCTCAAACACAAGGCGGTAATGCTGCGCTGCCACGCGGTGCTGGTGTCCAAGCCCGAGAAGGCGCAGGCCATGGCCCTGCTGCTCTACCAGACGTCAGCCAACGCTCTGGCGGAATTTAAACGGCTCAAGCGGCGGGACGACGCGCGTCACCAACAGCAGGAGCTGGTGGGCGCGCACACCATCCCGCTAGTGCCCCTGCGCAAGCTGCTCCTGCACGGACCCTGCTGCTACAAGCCGCCGGTGGAGCGCAGCCGCAGCGCGCCCAAGCTCGGCTCCATCACCGAGGATCTGCTCGGCGAACAGCAGGAGCAGGAGctgcaggaggaggagagaggggtgcACACGGAGGGCTgcccggaggaggaggagggggatgaGGAGGAGGACCGAGCCGGGGAGGGAGACCCGGCAGAGCAAGAGGCCGAGGCGCAGCGGGCGCTGGTGGTGGCCATGCACTTCGAATGCGGGGACTTGCTGGACACGCTGGAGAGTGGCCGCGAAGAGGTGCTGGGGAGCGGCGGGGTCTCGCCGGGCCCTGAGGCTGGATCGCCGTCTCTGCTGCTGGGCAGCACCTCCGACATGAAGGCCGAGCTGTCCCAGCTTATTAATGATCTGGGAGAGCTCAGCTTCGGCAACGACGTGCGCAGCCTGCAGGCCGACTTGCGGGTGACGCGCCTGCTGTCGGGTGAGAGCACGGGTAGCGAGAGCTCCATCGAAGGAGGGGGCCCGGAAGCTACCACTACCACCGCCGGGGACCAGTCGGACCCCGCCGACTGCGCCAGACCAGACGAGCCCCACTCGGGCTGA